Proteins encoded by one window of Apus apus isolate bApuApu2 chromosome 17, bApuApu2.pri.cur, whole genome shotgun sequence:
- the FBF1 gene encoding fas-binding factor 1 isoform X3: MAAKSKKSLRGSIDDLLGDLLGYDDEPPVTSAKASQPARSSGGRAQGTSSEPSKKSFPEDDFFSKLPAEDEEAAEGSGASDTDPQAVLQTLKDLDDMEADLLGISKPGSGPGENTVKGPRKRDSLGDAVKTAGKLLAPEKGDSVPAVEKKPLSSPGAPRQYKKFNFEVLSSDEEKDAPKKPAQTDAKSSSKKTEESKEKEPPLPTAAPVRRREELTFEDDGDDLMEALGLGNGTKGEEKQGKKMEEEELQPAHFKPRQGSVAKILEPPGTRERREFKLGKKYQKQPEKEEGWNEEDFVFGVYQPTVASTLEGQSSRRQAVSRFSAESSREPKPEPSSKPPPPARQSSLQSSGAGGDWLGLKHEEFIDLEPPSPAQASPAALSPSQPLAAEDTAAKLDLLEEENWLSAALSRKKAQAKAQERHAKPLEAPRGGLDPHSPVSQPAASTGAPQQAAVLQDKAASTDSSRQLVPWLSTTKQASAHPSQPAKVDPSRDTSTLVPTALFLGEQETQDPAPLAQVTAPKVHLQAAPQLQAEPPALGLQHEKRLGASVAQLCEDVSGCQGALISAQRRVAELESQVQMLEQERMQHKLLLESLQQRHQEDLDLLKSTHRSQVKVVEETYRQREERLQQEKEQLVAQLQTQRQDKEQATAELVAQHQQRVATLEQQKVLEVERLQELQRVSVQEMRKDYEEQLQRLKWLKDQEVDAVTSATSHTRSLNTVIEQIEKFSRDLRELLQKVETLHHTTSQELDKEARQRDRQHKALQDRLSQQQRDMEEERSRFQEVIAKMEARLGEQTRLLEQERWKATAEQSKLESLQHSLEEQRRVTAQQLALERAELERAKSTLLEEQTSVMQKCSEERRKLAAEWAEFHTQQQLSKERMERDVERARQVDSQREGTIVSLAKEQAELKIRGQELKVKEEQLARDRELQEEAWQELRREKEKVNRAELCVRRQEEELKSMARLSSQKHEEGERALREATRIESQHHSRLQVMQQHLEQLRQQEQRLHQMRQEWQSTAFQMTQPSNPMTLLTTGQDLCAPSRMLCFPPPNRNLPQHSHGDGKESLATANPEVLYAQLLLLKYRDQQDQDFLEEEEFFLESLK, encoded by the exons GCTGCAAAATCCAAGAAAAGTTTAAGAG GTTCTATCGATGACTTGCTTGGTGACCTCCTGGGATATGATG atgaaCCCCCTGTTACATCTGCCAAAGCTTCccagccagccaggagcagTGGTGGGAGAGCCCAGGGCACCAGCTCAGAGCCCAGCAAGAA GTCCTTTCCAGAGGATGATTTCTTCAGCAAACTCCCTGCAGAAGATGAGGAAGCTGCAGAG GGGTCTGGGGCCTCTGACACAGACCCTCAAGCTGTGCTGCAGACCCTGAAG GACCTGGATGACATGGAAGCTGATCTCCTGGGAATATCAAAACCTGGTTCTGGGCCAGGGGAGAACACTGTGAAAGGTCCTAGGAAACGTGACTCCTTGGGAGATGCTGTGAAAACTGCAGGGAAGCTGCTAGCTCCTGAGAAGG GAGACTCTGTACCTGCAGTGGAGAAGAAGCCACTCTCATCTCCTGGTGCTCCCCGGCAGTACAAGAAATTCAACTTTGAAG TGCTTTCATCTGATGAGGAGAAGGATGCTCCTAAGAAGCCAGCTCAAACAGATGCCAAAAGCAGCtctaagaaaacagaagagagcaaagagaaag agccacccctgCCCACTGCAGCCCCAGTCCGGAGGAGGGAGGAGCTCACCTTTGAAGATGATGGTGATGACCTGATGGAGGCACTGGGACTTGGGAATGGcacaaaaggagaagagaagcagggaaagaagaTGGAAGA agaggagctgcagccagcccacTTCAAGCCAAGACAAGGCTCCGTGGCCAAAATTCTGGAACCGCCTGGCACGAGGGAGCGCAGGGAGTTCAAACTGGGTAAGAAGTACcaaaagcagccag agaaggaagagggttGGAATGAGGAAGATTTTGTCTTTGGAGTGTATCAGCCCACGGTGGCCTCCACACTTGAGGGCCAGTCGTCAAGGAGGCAGGCAGTGAG CAGGTTTtcagctgagagcagcagagaaccAAAACCAGAGCCCAGCTCCaaacctcctcctccagccaggcagagctctctgcagagcagtggggctggaggCGACTGGCTGGGCTTGAAGCATGAGGAGTTCATAGATTTGGAGCCACCATCTCCAGCACAGGCCAGTCCTGCTGCACTCTCCCCCAGCCAGCCCTTGGCTGCAGAGGACACGGCAGCTAAACTTGacctgctggaggaggagaactGGCTGAGTGCTGCCTTGTCTCGAAAGAAAGCACAGGCAAAGGCCCAGGAGAGACATGCCAAGCCCTTGGAGGCCCCCAGAGGAGGGCTGGATCCCCACTCTCCTGTCAG CCAGCCAGCTGCCTCCACAGGAGCaccacagcaggcagctgtCCTGCAGGACAAGGCAGCCAGCACAGACAGCTCTAG GCAGTTGGTCCCCTGGCTCAGCACCACTAAACAAGCCTCAGCTCACCCGTCGCAGCCTGCAAAGGTGGATCCCTCCAGAGACACCAGCACCCTGG TCCCCACAGCCTTGTTCCTAGGAGAGCAGGAGACACAGGACCCTGCCCCACTTGCTCAG GTGACTGCTCCCAAAGTACATCTCCAGGctgccccacagctgcag gcagagcccccagccctgggttTGCAGCATGAGAAGAGGCTGGGGGCTTCTGTAGCCCAACTCTGTGAGGATGTGTCAGGCTGTCAGGGAGCACTGATCAGTGCCCAGAGGcgtgtggcagagctggagagccAG GTCcagatgctggagcaggagcgGATGCAGcacaaactgctgctggagagtcTCCAGCAGCGTCACCAGGAGGACTTGGATCTCCTCAAAAGCACACACAG gagCCAGGTAAAGGTGGTGGAGGAGACCTACAGGCAGCgggaggagaggctgcagcaggagaaggagcagctggtggCTCAGCTGCAGACACAGAGGCAGGATAAGGAGCAGGCAACggcagagctggtggcacagcaccagcagcgCGTGgccacactggagcagcagaaggtgctggaggtggagcggctgcaggagctgcagag GGTGTCTGTCCAGGAGATGCGCAAAGACTATGAAGAGCAGCTCCAGAGGCTGAAGTGGCTGAAAGACCAGGAGGTGGATGCAGTGACCAGTGCCACTTCACACACCAG GTCTTTGAACACTGTCATCGAGCAGATAGAGAAGTTCTCCAGAGACCTACGTGAACTTTTGCAGAAGGTGGAGACCCTGCACCACACCACCTCCCAGGAGCTGGACAAGGAGGCCCGGCAGCGGGACAGGCAGCACAAGG CACTCCAGGACAGgctgtcacagcagcagagggacatggaggaggagaggagccgGTTCCAGGAGGTGATTGCCAAAATGGAGGCCAGGCTGGGCGAGCAGACTcggctgctggagcag GAGCGATGGAAGGCAACAGCAGAGCAATCCAAACTGGAATCACTGCAGCACTCTCTGGAGGAGCAGCGGCGAGTCACGGCCCAGCAGCTGGCCTTggagagggcagagctggagagggcAAAG AGCACtttgctggaggagcagacGTCGGTGATGCAGAAGTGCTCGGAGGAGCGACGGAAGCTGGCGGCCGAGTGGGCTGAATTccacacccagcagcagctgagcaaggAGCGGATGGAGCGCGATGTGGAGCGAGCCCGGCAGGTGGACTCCCAGAGAGAGGGCACCATCGTCAGCCTGGCCAAG gagcaggcagagctgaagaTTCGGGGCCAGGAGCTGAAAGTcaaggaggagcagctggcaaGGGACAGGGAGCTGCAAGAGGAGgcctggcaggagctgaggcgggagaaggagaaggtgaacagggctgagctgtgcGTCCggcggcaggaggaggagctgaaaaGCATGGCCAGG CTCTCGTCCCAGAAGCACGAGGAAGGGGAGCGAGCCCTGCGGGAGGCGACCAGGATCGAgtcccagcaccacagcaggtTGCAGGTCATGCAGCAGCACTTGgagcagctcaggcagcaggaacagcGTCTGCACCAG ATGAGGCAGGAGTGGCAGAGCACAGCTTTCCAGATGACACAGCCCAGCAACCCCATGACACTCCTGACCACAGGCCAGGACCTCTGTGCCCCCTCCAGGATGCTGT GTTTTCCACCTCCCAACAGGAATCTCCCTCAGCACAGCCATGGGGATGGCAAGGAAAGCCTGGCCACGGCCAACCCTGAGGTGCTTTATGCCCAACTGTTGCTGCTCAAGTACAGGGACCAGCAG GACCAAGATTTCTTAGAGGAGGAGGAGTTCTTCCTGGAGAGCCTGAAGTAA
- the FBF1 gene encoding fas-binding factor 1 isoform X2 has product MAAKSKKSLRGSIDDLLGDLLGYDDEPPVTSAKASQPARSSGGRAQGTSSEPSKKSFPEDDFFSKLPAEDEEAAEGSGASDTDPQAVLQTLKDLDDMEADLLGISKPGSGPGENTVKGPRKRDSLGDAVKTAGKLLAPEKGDSVPAVEKKPLSSPGAPRQYKKFNFEVLSSDEEKDAPKKPAQTDAKSSSKKTEESKEKEPPLPTAAPVRRREELTFEDDGDDLMEALGLGNGTKGEEKQGKKMEEEELQPAHFKPRQGSVAKILEPPGTRERREFKLEKEEGWNEEDFVFGVYQPTVASTLEGQSSRRQAVRYRQGLLRGRSPETLSGKCVTASPCSRFSAESSREPKPEPSSKPPPPARQSSLQSSGAGGDWLGLKHEEFIDLEPPSPAQASPAALSPSQPLAAEDTAAKLDLLEEENWLSAALSRKKAQAKAQERHAKPLEAPRGGLDPHSPVSQPAASTGAPQQAAVLQDKAASTDSSRQLVPWLSTTKQASAHPSQPAKVDPSRDTSTLVPTALFLGEQETQDPAPLAQVTAPKVHLQAAPQLQAEPPALGLQHEKRLGASVAQLCEDVSGCQGALISAQRRVAELESQVQMLEQERMQHKLLLESLQQRHQEDLDLLKSTHRSQVKVVEETYRQREERLQQEKEQLVAQLQTQRQDKEQATAELVAQHQQRVATLEQQKVLEVERLQELQRVSVQEMRKDYEEQLQRLKWLKDQEVDAVTSATSHTRSLNTVIEQIEKFSRDLRELLQKVETLHHTTSQELDKEARQRDRQHKALQDRLSQQQRDMEEERSRFQEVIAKMEARLGEQTRLLEQERWKATAEQSKLESLQHSLEEQRRVTAQQLALERAELERAKSTLLEEQTSVMQKCSEERRKLAAEWAEFHTQQQLSKERMERDVERARQVDSQREGTIVSLAKEQAELKIRGQELKVKEEQLARDRELQEEAWQELRREKEKVNRAELCVRRQEEELKSMARLSSQKHEEGERALREATRIESQHHSRLQVMQQHLEQLRQQEQRLHQMRQEWQSTAFQMTQPSNPMTLLTTGQDLCAPSRMLCFPPPNRNLPQHSHGDGKESLATANPEVLYAQLLLLKYRDQQDQDFLEEEEFFLESLK; this is encoded by the exons GCTGCAAAATCCAAGAAAAGTTTAAGAG GTTCTATCGATGACTTGCTTGGTGACCTCCTGGGATATGATG atgaaCCCCCTGTTACATCTGCCAAAGCTTCccagccagccaggagcagTGGTGGGAGAGCCCAGGGCACCAGCTCAGAGCCCAGCAAGAA GTCCTTTCCAGAGGATGATTTCTTCAGCAAACTCCCTGCAGAAGATGAGGAAGCTGCAGAG GGGTCTGGGGCCTCTGACACAGACCCTCAAGCTGTGCTGCAGACCCTGAAG GACCTGGATGACATGGAAGCTGATCTCCTGGGAATATCAAAACCTGGTTCTGGGCCAGGGGAGAACACTGTGAAAGGTCCTAGGAAACGTGACTCCTTGGGAGATGCTGTGAAAACTGCAGGGAAGCTGCTAGCTCCTGAGAAGG GAGACTCTGTACCTGCAGTGGAGAAGAAGCCACTCTCATCTCCTGGTGCTCCCCGGCAGTACAAGAAATTCAACTTTGAAG TGCTTTCATCTGATGAGGAGAAGGATGCTCCTAAGAAGCCAGCTCAAACAGATGCCAAAAGCAGCtctaagaaaacagaagagagcaaagagaaag agccacccctgCCCACTGCAGCCCCAGTCCGGAGGAGGGAGGAGCTCACCTTTGAAGATGATGGTGATGACCTGATGGAGGCACTGGGACTTGGGAATGGcacaaaaggagaagagaagcagggaaagaagaTGGAAGA agaggagctgcagccagcccacTTCAAGCCAAGACAAGGCTCCGTGGCCAAAATTCTGGAACCGCCTGGCACGAGGGAGCGCAGGGAGTTCAAACTGG agaaggaagagggttGGAATGAGGAAGATTTTGTCTTTGGAGTGTATCAGCCCACGGTGGCCTCCACACTTGAGGGCCAGTCGTCAAGGAGGCAGGCAGTGAGGTATAGACAGGGTCTCCTCAGAGGCAGGTCCCCAGAGACCCTCTCAGGCAAGTGTGTGACTGCTTCTCCTTGCAGCAGGTTTtcagctgagagcagcagagaaccAAAACCAGAGCCCAGCTCCaaacctcctcctccagccaggcagagctctctgcagagcagtggggctggaggCGACTGGCTGGGCTTGAAGCATGAGGAGTTCATAGATTTGGAGCCACCATCTCCAGCACAGGCCAGTCCTGCTGCACTCTCCCCCAGCCAGCCCTTGGCTGCAGAGGACACGGCAGCTAAACTTGacctgctggaggaggagaactGGCTGAGTGCTGCCTTGTCTCGAAAGAAAGCACAGGCAAAGGCCCAGGAGAGACATGCCAAGCCCTTGGAGGCCCCCAGAGGAGGGCTGGATCCCCACTCTCCTGTCAG CCAGCCAGCTGCCTCCACAGGAGCaccacagcaggcagctgtCCTGCAGGACAAGGCAGCCAGCACAGACAGCTCTAG GCAGTTGGTCCCCTGGCTCAGCACCACTAAACAAGCCTCAGCTCACCCGTCGCAGCCTGCAAAGGTGGATCCCTCCAGAGACACCAGCACCCTGG TCCCCACAGCCTTGTTCCTAGGAGAGCAGGAGACACAGGACCCTGCCCCACTTGCTCAG GTGACTGCTCCCAAAGTACATCTCCAGGctgccccacagctgcag gcagagcccccagccctgggttTGCAGCATGAGAAGAGGCTGGGGGCTTCTGTAGCCCAACTCTGTGAGGATGTGTCAGGCTGTCAGGGAGCACTGATCAGTGCCCAGAGGcgtgtggcagagctggagagccAG GTCcagatgctggagcaggagcgGATGCAGcacaaactgctgctggagagtcTCCAGCAGCGTCACCAGGAGGACTTGGATCTCCTCAAAAGCACACACAG gagCCAGGTAAAGGTGGTGGAGGAGACCTACAGGCAGCgggaggagaggctgcagcaggagaaggagcagctggtggCTCAGCTGCAGACACAGAGGCAGGATAAGGAGCAGGCAACggcagagctggtggcacagcaccagcagcgCGTGgccacactggagcagcagaaggtgctggaggtggagcggctgcaggagctgcagag GGTGTCTGTCCAGGAGATGCGCAAAGACTATGAAGAGCAGCTCCAGAGGCTGAAGTGGCTGAAAGACCAGGAGGTGGATGCAGTGACCAGTGCCACTTCACACACCAG GTCTTTGAACACTGTCATCGAGCAGATAGAGAAGTTCTCCAGAGACCTACGTGAACTTTTGCAGAAGGTGGAGACCCTGCACCACACCACCTCCCAGGAGCTGGACAAGGAGGCCCGGCAGCGGGACAGGCAGCACAAGG CACTCCAGGACAGgctgtcacagcagcagagggacatggaggaggagaggagccgGTTCCAGGAGGTGATTGCCAAAATGGAGGCCAGGCTGGGCGAGCAGACTcggctgctggagcag GAGCGATGGAAGGCAACAGCAGAGCAATCCAAACTGGAATCACTGCAGCACTCTCTGGAGGAGCAGCGGCGAGTCACGGCCCAGCAGCTGGCCTTggagagggcagagctggagagggcAAAG AGCACtttgctggaggagcagacGTCGGTGATGCAGAAGTGCTCGGAGGAGCGACGGAAGCTGGCGGCCGAGTGGGCTGAATTccacacccagcagcagctgagcaaggAGCGGATGGAGCGCGATGTGGAGCGAGCCCGGCAGGTGGACTCCCAGAGAGAGGGCACCATCGTCAGCCTGGCCAAG gagcaggcagagctgaagaTTCGGGGCCAGGAGCTGAAAGTcaaggaggagcagctggcaaGGGACAGGGAGCTGCAAGAGGAGgcctggcaggagctgaggcgggagaaggagaaggtgaacagggctgagctgtgcGTCCggcggcaggaggaggagctgaaaaGCATGGCCAGG CTCTCGTCCCAGAAGCACGAGGAAGGGGAGCGAGCCCTGCGGGAGGCGACCAGGATCGAgtcccagcaccacagcaggtTGCAGGTCATGCAGCAGCACTTGgagcagctcaggcagcaggaacagcGTCTGCACCAG ATGAGGCAGGAGTGGCAGAGCACAGCTTTCCAGATGACACAGCCCAGCAACCCCATGACACTCCTGACCACAGGCCAGGACCTCTGTGCCCCCTCCAGGATGCTGT GTTTTCCACCTCCCAACAGGAATCTCCCTCAGCACAGCCATGGGGATGGCAAGGAAAGCCTGGCCACGGCCAACCCTGAGGTGCTTTATGCCCAACTGTTGCTGCTCAAGTACAGGGACCAGCAG GACCAAGATTTCTTAGAGGAGGAGGAGTTCTTCCTGGAGAGCCTGAAGTAA
- the FBF1 gene encoding fas-binding factor 1 isoform X5: MAAKSKKSLRGSIDDLLGDLLGYDDEPPVTSAKASQPARSSGGRAQGTSSEPSKKSFPEDDFFSKLPAEDEEAAEGSGASDTDPQAVLQTLKDLDDMEADLLGISKPGSGPGENTVKGPRKRDSLGDAVKTAGKLLAPEKGDSVPAVEKKPLSSPGAPRQYKKFNFEVLSSDEEKDAPKKPAQTDAKSSSKKTEESKEKEPPLPTAAPVRRREELTFEDDGDDLMEALGLGNGTKGEEKQGKKMEEEELQPAHFKPRQGSVAKILEPPGTRERREFKLGKKYQKQPEKEEGWNEEDFVFGVYQPTVASTLEGQSSRRQAVRYRQGLLRGRSPETLSGKCVTASPCSRFSAESSREPKPEPSSKPPPPARQSSLQSSGAGGDWLGLKHEEFIDLEPPSPAQASPAALSPSQPLAAEDTAAKLDLLEEENWLSAALSRKKAQAKAQERHAKPLEAPRGGLDPHSPVSQPAASTGAPQQAAVLQDKAASTDSSRQLVPWLSTTKQASAHPSQPAKVDPSRDTSTLVPTALFLGEQETQDPAPLAQVTAPKVHLQAAPQLQAEPPALGLQHEKRLGASVAQLCEDVSGCQGALISAQRRVAELESQVQMLEQERMQHKLLLESLQQRHQEDLDLLKSTHRSQVKVVEETYRQREERLQQEKEQLVAQLQTQRQDKEQATAELVAQHQQRVATLEQQKVLEVERLQELQRVSVQEMRKDYEEQLQRLKWLKDQEVDAVTSATSHTRSLNTVIEQIEKFSRDLRELLQKVETLHHTTSQELDKEARQRDRQHKALQDRLSQQQRDMEEERSRFQEVIAKMEARLGEQTRLLEQERWKATAEQSKLESLQHSLEEQRRVTAQQLALERAELERAKSTLLEEQTSVMQKCSEERRKLAAEWAEFHTQQQLSKERMERDVERARQVDSQREGTIVSLAKEQAELKIRGQELKVKEEQLARDRELQEEAWQELRREKEKVNRAELCVRRQEEELKSMARLSSQKHEEGERALREATRIESQHHSRLQVMQQHLEQLRQQEQRLHQMRQEWQSTAFQMTQPSNPMTLLTTGQDLCAPSRML; encoded by the exons GCTGCAAAATCCAAGAAAAGTTTAAGAG GTTCTATCGATGACTTGCTTGGTGACCTCCTGGGATATGATG atgaaCCCCCTGTTACATCTGCCAAAGCTTCccagccagccaggagcagTGGTGGGAGAGCCCAGGGCACCAGCTCAGAGCCCAGCAAGAA GTCCTTTCCAGAGGATGATTTCTTCAGCAAACTCCCTGCAGAAGATGAGGAAGCTGCAGAG GGGTCTGGGGCCTCTGACACAGACCCTCAAGCTGTGCTGCAGACCCTGAAG GACCTGGATGACATGGAAGCTGATCTCCTGGGAATATCAAAACCTGGTTCTGGGCCAGGGGAGAACACTGTGAAAGGTCCTAGGAAACGTGACTCCTTGGGAGATGCTGTGAAAACTGCAGGGAAGCTGCTAGCTCCTGAGAAGG GAGACTCTGTACCTGCAGTGGAGAAGAAGCCACTCTCATCTCCTGGTGCTCCCCGGCAGTACAAGAAATTCAACTTTGAAG TGCTTTCATCTGATGAGGAGAAGGATGCTCCTAAGAAGCCAGCTCAAACAGATGCCAAAAGCAGCtctaagaaaacagaagagagcaaagagaaag agccacccctgCCCACTGCAGCCCCAGTCCGGAGGAGGGAGGAGCTCACCTTTGAAGATGATGGTGATGACCTGATGGAGGCACTGGGACTTGGGAATGGcacaaaaggagaagagaagcagggaaagaagaTGGAAGA agaggagctgcagccagcccacTTCAAGCCAAGACAAGGCTCCGTGGCCAAAATTCTGGAACCGCCTGGCACGAGGGAGCGCAGGGAGTTCAAACTGGGTAAGAAGTACcaaaagcagccag agaaggaagagggttGGAATGAGGAAGATTTTGTCTTTGGAGTGTATCAGCCCACGGTGGCCTCCACACTTGAGGGCCAGTCGTCAAGGAGGCAGGCAGTGAGGTATAGACAGGGTCTCCTCAGAGGCAGGTCCCCAGAGACCCTCTCAGGCAAGTGTGTGACTGCTTCTCCTTGCAGCAGGTTTtcagctgagagcagcagagaaccAAAACCAGAGCCCAGCTCCaaacctcctcctccagccaggcagagctctctgcagagcagtggggctggaggCGACTGGCTGGGCTTGAAGCATGAGGAGTTCATAGATTTGGAGCCACCATCTCCAGCACAGGCCAGTCCTGCTGCACTCTCCCCCAGCCAGCCCTTGGCTGCAGAGGACACGGCAGCTAAACTTGacctgctggaggaggagaactGGCTGAGTGCTGCCTTGTCTCGAAAGAAAGCACAGGCAAAGGCCCAGGAGAGACATGCCAAGCCCTTGGAGGCCCCCAGAGGAGGGCTGGATCCCCACTCTCCTGTCAG CCAGCCAGCTGCCTCCACAGGAGCaccacagcaggcagctgtCCTGCAGGACAAGGCAGCCAGCACAGACAGCTCTAG GCAGTTGGTCCCCTGGCTCAGCACCACTAAACAAGCCTCAGCTCACCCGTCGCAGCCTGCAAAGGTGGATCCCTCCAGAGACACCAGCACCCTGG TCCCCACAGCCTTGTTCCTAGGAGAGCAGGAGACACAGGACCCTGCCCCACTTGCTCAG GTGACTGCTCCCAAAGTACATCTCCAGGctgccccacagctgcag gcagagcccccagccctgggttTGCAGCATGAGAAGAGGCTGGGGGCTTCTGTAGCCCAACTCTGTGAGGATGTGTCAGGCTGTCAGGGAGCACTGATCAGTGCCCAGAGGcgtgtggcagagctggagagccAG GTCcagatgctggagcaggagcgGATGCAGcacaaactgctgctggagagtcTCCAGCAGCGTCACCAGGAGGACTTGGATCTCCTCAAAAGCACACACAG gagCCAGGTAAAGGTGGTGGAGGAGACCTACAGGCAGCgggaggagaggctgcagcaggagaaggagcagctggtggCTCAGCTGCAGACACAGAGGCAGGATAAGGAGCAGGCAACggcagagctggtggcacagcaccagcagcgCGTGgccacactggagcagcagaaggtgctggaggtggagcggctgcaggagctgcagag GGTGTCTGTCCAGGAGATGCGCAAAGACTATGAAGAGCAGCTCCAGAGGCTGAAGTGGCTGAAAGACCAGGAGGTGGATGCAGTGACCAGTGCCACTTCACACACCAG GTCTTTGAACACTGTCATCGAGCAGATAGAGAAGTTCTCCAGAGACCTACGTGAACTTTTGCAGAAGGTGGAGACCCTGCACCACACCACCTCCCAGGAGCTGGACAAGGAGGCCCGGCAGCGGGACAGGCAGCACAAGG CACTCCAGGACAGgctgtcacagcagcagagggacatggaggaggagaggagccgGTTCCAGGAGGTGATTGCCAAAATGGAGGCCAGGCTGGGCGAGCAGACTcggctgctggagcag GAGCGATGGAAGGCAACAGCAGAGCAATCCAAACTGGAATCACTGCAGCACTCTCTGGAGGAGCAGCGGCGAGTCACGGCCCAGCAGCTGGCCTTggagagggcagagctggagagggcAAAG AGCACtttgctggaggagcagacGTCGGTGATGCAGAAGTGCTCGGAGGAGCGACGGAAGCTGGCGGCCGAGTGGGCTGAATTccacacccagcagcagctgagcaaggAGCGGATGGAGCGCGATGTGGAGCGAGCCCGGCAGGTGGACTCCCAGAGAGAGGGCACCATCGTCAGCCTGGCCAAG gagcaggcagagctgaagaTTCGGGGCCAGGAGCTGAAAGTcaaggaggagcagctggcaaGGGACAGGGAGCTGCAAGAGGAGgcctggcaggagctgaggcgggagaaggagaaggtgaacagggctgagctgtgcGTCCggcggcaggaggaggagctgaaaaGCATGGCCAGG CTCTCGTCCCAGAAGCACGAGGAAGGGGAGCGAGCCCTGCGGGAGGCGACCAGGATCGAgtcccagcaccacagcaggtTGCAGGTCATGCAGCAGCACTTGgagcagctcaggcagcaggaacagcGTCTGCACCAG ATGAGGCAGGAGTGGCAGAGCACAGCTTTCCAGATGACACAGCCCAGCAACCCCATGACACTCCTGACCACAGGCCAGGACCTCTGTGCCCCCTCCAGGATGCTGT GA